The Synechococcus sp. BL107 nucleotide sequence GTTCAGCCAGCGTCGCCGCCAGGGACCGTTCTCAAACACTCCATGCAAATAGGTGCCTGCCACCAGGCCACCATCCTCTCCGAAGTGTTTGGCCCAGCCCAGTCCTTCCCCATCGCACAACGGTTCGCAGGGGGCAGATGCTGTGGTGCGGCCGTAGTGCAGCTCAAAGCCCTCCAGCTGAAGGGGTGAGTTTCCTTCGGGCCAGAGAGCTGCACTGCTGCGCTGCCGCAGTGCTTTGTTGTCCGTGAAGATGGTGTGAAGCGGAAGGAGGCCGAGTCCGGTTTCGCTAGAGGGGCCGCCACCTTCAAGGCCCTGAGGATCCTCGAGCTCTTGGCCAAGCATCTGCATGCCACCGCAAATGCCGAACACATGGCCTCCCCCTGAGCTGTAGGACTGCAGCGCTTCTGCAAGTCCACTGCTGCGCATGGCGGACAAGTCGCGCAGGGTTTGCTTGCTGCCCGGAATCACGACGGCATCGGGCACGCCAAGATCCTCCCCTGGAGCAACCCATCGCAGCTGCACTGTGGCTTCCGTTTCCAGAGGATCGAGATCGGAGAAGTTGCTCAACGACGGCAATCGCAACACGGCGATGTCCAGGTCGGTGGCACCACGGCTGGGCTTTCGCTCGAGTAAGTCGAGGGAGTCTTCGGGGGGGAACAACTCATTCAGCCAGGGCATCACTCCCAGCACTGGCACTCCGGTGTTGTCTTCCAGCCAGACTCTCCCCTGATCAAATAATTCACGGCGGCCGCGGAAACGGTTGATCAAGATTCCTTTGATCAGCGGTCGTTCCACGGGGCGAAGCAAGGCGAGGGTGCCAACAATTTGGGCAAAGACGCCGCCCCGCTCGATGTCGGCGACGAGCAGACAGTTGGCCCGAAGGTATTGCGCCAACCTGAGGTTGGTGAGGTCACGCCGTTGCAGGTTCACCTCCACAGGGCTGCCGGCCCCTTCTAGAACCAAACGTCCTTCAGGCCATTGCTGTTGCAGCTCGGTTAATCCGCTGCGAATGGCTTGCCAGCCTGGACGAAACCAATCGCGGTAGTAATGCTCGGCACGGGCGGTGCCGACGCTTTGGCCTGAATGGATGACCTCGCTCGTGCTGTCGCCCTTCGGCTTGAGCAGCACAGGGTTCATGGCGCAGCAGGGTTCAAGACCAGCGGCCCAGGCCTGCATCGCTTGGGAGTAGGCCATCTCGCCTCCCGCGCCATCCACCCAGGCGTTGTTACTCATGTTCTGACCCTTGAAAGGCAGGGGTTGCTCTCCCTGACGTTTCAGCACCCGGCAGAGGGCTGCCGTCATCAGTGTTTTGCCGGCACCACTGGAGGTGCCGAGCACCATCAGTGGGCGCTGCATCGCAAGCATCGTTTCAAGACATCCTGCGCCGAAGCCAGTGTTGAAGTGCCTCGGTCCAAGACACCGGCAGGTGCAGCAGGTCTGGGGTGTCGTCGAGCAGTTGGCGGCCGAGTGGGGTTAGGCGGAACCTGCTGGTGAGGCCTTGGCCATCCACTTCCCGGCGCAGGACTCCCACGCAAATCAGCCAAAGCAGATCGTTCTCGAGTGCATCACTGTTGTGATACCAACTCCCCTTGCGTTGATACGTGCTGGGATTATTCAGGAGTTGGCCCGCATCGAGGCCTTGTTCCTGAAGGCCTCGATAAACAGCTTCAGAAAACGGCAGGCAGCGCATCGCCCTACTGGCCCTGTTGCGGCTGCGTTGGTCAAGCAGGTCGGTGGGGTGGGCGATGGCATTGAGGCCTAACCCTGGCAGCCTACGAACCGTTGTTCAGCGTTGTGTTTCTGTGCTCCTCCTCGCCTCAGCATCTCCAGCCCGTCGCCGTCTGCTGGAGCAGGCGGCGATCCCCCATCGTGTTCGGGTTAGCGGTGTTGATGAGAGCACGATTGATGCTCGAGACCCAAGCGCACTCGTGCAACAGCTCGCGTTTGCCAAGGCTTCAGCTGTTCAGAGTTGTCTGGAACCCTCTGTCGATGCCGAGATCACAGCTGTGCTCGGATGCGATTCGGTGTTTGTTTTCGAGGGTGAGGTATTTGGAAAGCCAGTCGATGCCAAGGAGGCGATCAATCGCTGGCAACGTATGGCTGGCCATAGCGGCGAGTTGCTGACGGGTCACTGCCTGATCGCAGAGGAGCAGGAGACGGTGATGGCTTGCATCAGCACCGCGGTGCATTTTGCGGAGCTTGGTTTGAGCGAAATTGAAGCCTATGTGGCGAGTGGGGAACCGCTTCATTGTGCGGGAGGGTTTGCCCTGGAGGGTCGCGGTGGGTTGTTCATTCGTGGATTAAATGGTTGTTATTCGAATGTGATTGGCTTAAGCCTTCCTTGGTTGCGAGATGTGTTGCCTTTGACGACTGAAGGGTTGGTTCTTTCGAGCCAGTGATTGCTATCTTCAGAGGCTTATTAAAAGTATGATCAAACGCATCTATTTTGCGGAATTGAGTCGACTAGCGCAGCAATAAATTCCTGGCTCCAGACACAGCTTGCATGAAAAGAAGAAGTGCAACGATCACATTGGCGCTGATATGCAGGCGCCTGATTTGCATGTTGCGGCCAATGCTGGGTTGCATTGCTGTCGTTGCAAGCAGCAGCGCGATGAGAGCCATGCCCATCCAAAAGTGGGATTGCCAGAACAACACGGTCCATGGCTGATCGCTCAGTCGCTCCACTGCTGGTTGGAGTCCGAGTAGTAAGAGTCCGATCCAGCTGGTGGCGGCCCAGGCCAGGCGTTGCCCAATCAGCTTTGTCTTTAAAACTTTGCTGTAGCTGAACAGCACCACCCCAGCGACCAACACCAGCGTGAATGGAGATGTGGTTTTGAGCAGGCTGACGCTCAGGGCGATCGGGATGGCAACAAGAATCCCTCCCACGGCCCAGGCCGCATGTTGGGCATGTTCAATCGGCACCGTGTCGGCGATGGGGTTGAGATCTAGGCGTTTTTCGCGGGCAAGGATTCCGAGACGCACCGTGGCCCCGAATACGGGGTAGACGAACAGAATCATCAACACCGGATGAACCAAGCTCAGCCAGTCGTGGGGGCTTATGGATTCCATGCCTAACAACAATCTCGAGGCCTCAAAGACTATGTCCCATCAATGAGCCTGCAATTGGTCGAGTCCTGCTGAAATCACTCCAAAGGGTGGACCGCAAAAAAGCCTTGCTCTCCAAAAGAAAGGAGGCAAGGCTTGCAAAGGTTGAGCAAAAGGTATCTCTTGCTCTTGATATGAACTTTGAACTTAGACCTTGCGGGAGTAGTACCTGCTTTCAGCCTATGACTGCGGTTTAGGCTAGTTTTAAAGGTTCGAGTAAAGTTTGAGTAGGCCGTTGGCTCGTTGTTGACCAGAGCTAAACAAAGACAGATTGCGAGACGTCTCTGTAAGCCTCGAAGCAGCTAGAGCAGCTGGAAAGTCACTTTGAAGGTGCGGTACTTGTTTATGTAGTCCTGATTATTTAGTCATGCCAATCATTTTTGGGAATAGTTTGAGTAGGTTCTGTTGAAAGTTTGAGCTAGCCACGCCGAGTGACGCTTCAGAACAGCTCTGGAAACAGGTGGAGCCCTATTTGGGAGCGTCTGAGGAGCTGTAGAGCGAAGAAGCAAGGGGGCAGGGGGAGTTTTATGTCCTTGCTTATACGAATACGGCTTCAGATATTTAAATTATTTTTTTTGGGATTTTTTCTAGTCTTTTAAGGTTTTAAATAGTTATTCAGATTCCTTAATGGCACGAAGCTTGCAAGCTAACTCTGCACTTGCCAATGAATACTTTATACCAGTGTTGTATGTATTTGATGGGCAAATTCCTTGAGCAAACCACTCAAGTTTCACTTCGCCATTCCAAGGATCACCTATTCTTGTTGTCTTACTTGCTCCATTGACATAAGGTTTACATCCTTTATCGCGCCAACCACCACCTTCTAACCAGTTGTCTTGATTTTCACCTAAGTCAATTAAATATCCATCATTCTTTTTGACAGTCGAAATGATTTCTTTGTCCTTTCCAAGAAGTGTATTAATACAGCCAGCGAGAGACTTTTGTTTGCACTCAGAAAGCGCCGTATCAGGAGTAATGCCTAAAGCAGTATATTTTTTGATGCAGACGAATAGCGTCGCCTCATCAGCTCGTGCGATTGGGAACAGAGTGGCAGTGAGTGAAAAGACAGAGGCAGCAAGAAGAAATGTCTTTTTCATAAAAGAAACCAAACTTATCCACACCACTATAACTAGCCTAGGATAATAAACAATGACAATCAAATATTGAAAAAATACTATTGATAAGGATTATGGAAATTTATCCAAGACTTTTTTAATCATTTAGCAACAGCTGCATCCACTTTTTCTTGCAAAGACGTAGTCATTTGCTGATTACCTAAACCCGTAATAGACTAGAAAGGCAAGTCATTAGTATATGAGAATTCTTCTTGCACCACTTCTTCTTGCCGTTTCACTGCCAGCGTTTGCTGAAGTAGATAGTAAGATTCACAAGCTATGCATCGAAGCAAAGGATTACTCAGGTTGTATAAGAGAAAACAACGAGAAAAGTACTGAGTCAAGTCAGGAAAACAGCAAAGATCCCTGCAGTAAGAAAGGAAACGGAAAGAAATTACGTAAAAATATATTTGGGACTTTCTGCATGGATGACAATGAATATACAGAATTCATATGCACTAATATGCCAAGCCGCGAGGAATGCAAAAAAAATGATGATGTTGAAGTTGCGGAAGGGTATACCTACAGAAAGAGCACAATCAAACAGCTCAAGATTAGAGAAAATTACGGAAGGTACTTAACTTTTTGGGGCAGAAGTATTAATGATTACTCAGGCACTCCTGGCTATTACAATTCTGGCTCTCCTGGGAGTATTAATTGTAGTACAAACTCATTCGGTTCTACTGCCACAACCTCTTGCAATCGCACTGGATATATTGCTCCAAGCTACTCACCAGGAACACAAGGTGGCACTCAGAAGCGTTGGTTTGAGTACCAATTAGATTGTCGTGATCGCACCTATAACCGGAAAGGTGACATTAGTGCTGGTGCCTTTAAAAAAGGCTGGCAGGATGTCTACTACGACAAGACTGCTCGTGCTGTAGCAAATAAATATTGCCCTAGAATTGAAAAATTACCATATCAAAACTAGTTTCTAATAAAGATTTGGAAAATTAATTCGATGTTGATCTAACCCATAAGCAACAACAGCATCCATTTCCTCTTGTGTTGGGTTATCTCCTAATGCAGCACGTCGAATCTTGTATTCACGATTTCTATCTACTTCATTAGATGATTGTGAATGTGTAATTGGAATGGCTCGTGCTTGCTGTGTAATCACCTCTGAAGCCATTGGAGGAAGTATGGGAGCATCTGGTGCTTCGTCTTCTCTAAGAGGTTCTCTAGCGTCTTCTAGACGTTGCTGACGCATTGCTGCGTTGCGTGCATCATTAGCTGGTACCTCTTCATTGTTTTGAATCTGTAGTGCTTTAAGACGACGAGATGACTCAAGCAATCCCCATCATTGGAGCCAACCACTCAGCATGAAGTGCTGCAAGCACTGCCATGTCAAAGGTGTGCACAGCAGGGTTGGTCTTATCTGCCAACCAAAGCAGTCCAAAGGGAGCATTGATTGCCAGCTGCAACCTCCACCGCCATGTGATTACCTTCCAAGCGTTCTGAAGAAAGGGGTTCTTGATCACGGTTGAGCTGGACCAAAGTTCTGCGGACCCTATCCAGTTATGCGTCCATATCGTTGAGCACTCCATCTCTCTCCTCTGTCACGTCTGTGTTGATAGATCAGGCAGCAGGTCGATCCCTCGCCTCCGCACCGCCAAGGATGCAGGTGCCTCTAAGGACACTCGAATAAAGAGCCGCCATCGCTCAGCGGACTCATCATCCGGCGAACTCAGCGCTCAACCGGAGAGCAGCACCCAGAACCCATGCACTGAGGAGCACGACGAGCAAAACGTAGACAGACCGTATAGACAGCGGATGCTCTGCAGGGTCTACCCCTGATAAGGGATCCAAAGGTCCTTGTCGAGCTGACCCAGGCATAGTGTCACACTCCCACTGAGTTTTCGGAACCCCTGCCTCAATTGAAAGAGGTAGTTAAGAAAAGTCTTTTGGAAACAAATTCCTGGACTCATCTATTTTCACTTTAAGCAGAGATTCAAGACTTACCCCCTCTTTAAAACGTAGGTGAGCACTGCCTGCTTTGAAGTAGATCTCAATGGCTTCGTTGAAATTAGTTATAGGTTTGATCATTGTTGTTTTATTGAATAAAAGATTTCAAATTCGAAATTTAAACACCCGCTAATTATTCGATTACCCATTCGCTGATCATCGCCTGAGCGTCTCTGGGGTGTGACTTGAGGATGCTGTCGATACGTAGTCGTGCACTAACTGCAATCTGACCACGACACCAGAACCTGATGTGTGGTCGTACATAATTACTGCGTGGTTCTTGATTCATAAATCAATGGAAAGGAATGACTTCAATGGTTTTATTTTTGGCAACGAACTCTTCAAGCAAAGGGATACCCGCCTTGATTTCGTCGATGAGGTCAGCTTGTGCAGCAGGTGTGAATCCGTCGAGGCGGTGTTCTATTTCACCTGACACAAACAGTTGGAAGAATTGCTTGATCAGTCTTTGGCCGGACTCTTGCTTTTCAATGACGGATTCGTCTACGGCATCGTCCATGACAGCCAATGACTCATGCGCGGCTAGTGCATACGTTGGACGTATCTCGTGAAAGTTGGTAGCACTTCGTTTACGTCCCCTCCTTTCATGTTCATCCTTCGGACTTGACTGACACAACGTCTCTAACTCAGCTTGTGAATAAACCTTGTTGTCGTCGAGAAATTCTCTTCGTACTAGATCTATAGCTCCATCACTCATGCGAGACAGCTCGTAGAGCTTGGAGACATTCTTGAAGTATTCGTCAAGGAAACTGTTTTGTCTTTTGATTAACTCCGTTTCTGTAAAATACTCAAATTCGTCATAACGCCTACCATGCAATCTTGCATAAAACTCTCCAGCCTTCATCAACTTACTAACCTTTGATGGCTTGAATCCAATCTCTTGAAGCTGTTCACGAATATGTTTTTTCAGCTTAGACCTTTCGTAGCGTTCATCCATTGGGACGCTGAACAAGGCGATCACAAGTTGTAGTCCTGCAGAGGCAGATTCTTTTTCAAGGTTGTTTGTTGTGACGTATAGCTTTCGAAGTTGAGTTTCAACTCTTTCACCTGCTAGTTCAGCAATTTCTTTGGCAATTAGAACGTATCGGTGATCGATGCTTCCATCGTCATTCTTGGGCGTAATTAGCTGTCTAAGGCTCATGTCTGATCCTCCAGGGCTCGTTCGACAGCATCAGCCATATCAAATGCAAACTCCTTCCAGTCTGTTTGGGCAACCTCAAGAATTAGTGAGGCAGGATTATCTCTAGTGATGTCGTAATACTGCTTTGGGATTTCGATTGTTAATTTCATGTAGATGGTATTTATTGGTTTTTTTCCGCACGGAAAAAGCTTCCACCACTAGCTGGTGACTTGTCCTGGCTAATGGTGATACAGAGATGTTTGGGATGTAGAAAGGCTTGTATGCCGAAGGCTCCGCCACTATTGACAGAACCTTTTGAGATGTTTGGGAGAGGTTTCAGTGCCGCTGTCGAGACGTCACGTCAGGCATACGTATTGGGACCAACCACAACAGCCACTACCGTTTGTGTTCCTAGGCGCGTATTAACGCAATCTTGTAACTACTGCTTTTAGCCATTCATCCAAGACTGTTTTTTTATCCTGGCATCCAGCCAGCATTAGGGAGTCTTTCTCCCTTCACAATAGTAGGTGTAAAAAGGGTAAATGTGTTGCAAGGCAGTTGTTCTGAGCGAAACCAATTGCTAACTTAGTCCACCATCTCTTGATTTCATCTGCTCTAAACGCTTCAGAATCTCGGTGTCTTGCTCAATGAAACTTGGATTTGACTGATACCTGCTTAAGGCAACGCCGATGGCCTCGTGCCAAAGCCCCTCGAATAGCTTTTCGAAGAGATTGCTCGATGCCATCTCTTTCCATTCTGATCGTGCGCGTTTCAAATAAGTTTGAAAAAGTTTGGCATCAGCCACAGTGAGAAACTTTATGTATTCTGGCGTATATAGAGCGATATGCTTGGTTGGATCATTCCCTAGAGACTCAATGGCAGATCTGACCTCTTGGAATTCATCAAGTTGAATCCAATCAGCCAATTCATTGATTTGTCGCTCATTGAGCATTTCGTAGTAAATTTTTTCGATTGCAGTTTCCAGAATGAATCGTCCAAGAGACGTAGCATTTGAAGTCGCGCTTGTATCGCACTGGGTTTCTAAAAAGGATAAATTTTGATTGTGATAAAAAGATAGTAATTCGGATATTTTTTTTGAGTGGTCAAGGCTCAGCTTGATATTGACTTGAAGTCTGTCGCGTGCTCGTTTGAATCCCTTGCAATTAGGGCAGATCTCAAGCTCAGCCGGGTCTGTTTTTTGCAATATTTTTAAGGCTGACGTCGAGCTAATAGCAAAAGTGCCGTGCTCAGGGCAATGGAATGTTATTGATTTGGCGTGATGGTGATGGACATTCTGCCTGTCTATATCTTTGTATCTATAAACAGTAAGTGATTCAATATGATTAATAGCTTCTTCGACTTGCCTTAGATAATCTTCGCTAGTTCTATATAAATCTGAGAGTCCTGATTTCTCAACTAGTTTGACGACTTCAATGTGTCCTTTCTCTTTCGCCTTTTGAAGTATTGAATAGGCATCTTCTTTATTGTTGTCCTTTATTGCACGGTGAGTGGCATCGAGCAGCTGCTCTTTCTCTTTCCATCGGCTCGACTCAACAAAGTCATATTCATCTATTAATCCTACGACCTCGAAATTATTTTGCTGTCTTGCTAATAGCCATAGATCTTTAATTGCAGGGCGATCGCCTTTCTCAATTGCCCTCTTGGCCGATTCCATCAATTTATCTGATGGCATGCGGGGTACCTAAGTCAGAACAACTGAAGCTTACCATCGGGCCACTAGTGGGTCAACAATGCTCTGGCCGGCAAACCTTTGATGCTCAAATATCACTGTGACCTCCCTGAGCATGCATTCACGAGTCCCTATACCTATTGTCTTTCTGGATAGCCGTAATAACAAGCCAGGACTGGATTCTTGGACAACGTCGAGCCTTTCTTGCGTCGCGTGCGCGGATCCGAGCGCAGGGAATTGCTTGACATTGGGCCACTAGTGGGTCAATACTTATTGAGTCTAATTCATTCCCATGGCAAAAACGCATCACTACGGATCACGCATCAGCAAGAGAGGAATACGGGAAGCCACCGTTGAACTGGCTATTCGTCATGGCATTCGCCACGGCGAGAAATTCGTCCTTGGTAAGAAGCAGATCAAAAACCTCATGGGAGAGTTCGACCAGATCCGCAAAAACCTATGTACTGCCTTGGATAAAGGCGGTGTTGTAGTCGTCGCCAGTGATGGCGTACTGATTACTGCATATGACTTCGACAGCCGTAAAGGAAATTACTGATGTCGAATCAAATGAATTTTTCAAAATCAGAGCAACCAGAAATTCCCTTGATTTCCAGGGAAGGTCTTCGGGAAACAACCGTCGAACTGACGGTCAGGTTCTGGCACGTGAATCCTCATGAGCAACAACCTGTCTCGAGTTTGGCGAACGAACTCAGGTTCGACGATGTGCTTCAGCAAATCGAGAATTCAGGGATTTATCAGATTGCTGCGATGGAAAATCGGGTCTTAGCTACTTGGAACGGCGCCAAGATCTCAGATCGACATCCTGGATCTAAGCATCTAGAGGAAAACTGAAATGGCACTTCAACACGGCAACAAGATTTATCTTCAACTCCTTTTAGATCCAGCAAGAGGAGTAATCCTTCAGCAAATAGCTAAGGACAAAGGTATAAAGACAACGGCTCTTGCACGTCAGGCAATTTATGACTGGCTTGAGTTAATGACCGAAGAACATGTCATGAAAGCAGCTGAAGCCTTGGATGAGGCCAGGTGGCAGCAGTCTGTACAGAATCGGATTGAAGGACGAAAACGTAAGCGTCAACAAAGGTTGTTAGCTCAGATCGCCTCGCAGCTATGAAATATACACAGCTTATTGATGAGTTGATTAGTCGATTAAGTGATCTTCTCCATACTCAGGCTCATGAAATTGATGCCATCAAAGAGAAGGTCAATGAACTGGAGTCACGAAGAGGTGACGACTATCTAGAACGCTGCCTTAAGCGTTAACACTCCAAATTTTAAACAGTATCAGTCTCAAACAATGCTCCAAACAAAAAGCACAGCCAAGCCAAGAACCTCCCCCTACATCTGGGTCACTTGGGTTACTAAGTTGATTTCAGGTGAAGAGTCCTGCAAATACAAGCTTTGGTTCAGGGCTAATAATCTTGGCTATTCCAAGGTTCCTAAAACTTTTAACTTAGCGAAATGGTGCGAAGACCATACAGCCTTGATCGAAAAAAGAAAGCAAGAGCTTATATCTCAGGGTTATAAGGTCTTTCTAGAGGATCAAAACTCATTTGCTCTGACCGGCAAGAGTGGCGCGACCCTTTCTGGTAAAGCCGATATTGTTGCAATCAAAGGGAGTGATGCTCTCGTTATTGACTGCAAAACAGGTCAGCAACGCAATTCAGATGTGACACAAGTCAAGCTCTATATGCTTGCACTACCATTAGCAAATGAAAGGCATAGGGGGTTATTCTTTAGGGGTGAAGTTCAGTACAAGGATAAGCTTATTCCTGTACCAAGTGAAGCTATTAATGATATTGACTTAATCAATACATTAAATAGTGTGATGGGTATAACCTCTTTGCCTCCCGG carries:
- a CDS encoding cobyric acid synthase is translated as MQRPLMVLGTSSGAGKTLMTAALCRVLKRQGEQPLPFKGQNMSNNAWVDGAGGEMAYSQAMQAWAAGLEPCCAMNPVLLKPKGDSTSEVIHSGQSVGTARAEHYYRDWFRPGWQAIRSGLTELQQQWPEGRLVLEGAGSPVEVNLQRRDLTNLRLAQYLRANCLLVADIERGGVFAQIVGTLALLRPVERPLIKGILINRFRGRRELFDQGRVWLEDNTGVPVLGVMPWLNELFPPEDSLDLLERKPSRGATDLDIAVLRLPSLSNFSDLDPLETEATVQLRWVAPGEDLGVPDAVVIPGSKQTLRDLSAMRSSGLAEALQSYSSGGGHVFGICGGMQMLGQELEDPQGLEGGGPSSETGLGLLPLHTIFTDNKALRQRSSAALWPEGNSPLQLEGFELHYGRTTASAPCEPLCDGEGLGWAKHFGEDGGLVAGTYLHGVFENGPWRRRWLNQLRAAKGLPPLTEQQPHHSRQREALLDRLADAFEEHINLEPLLR
- a CDS encoding Npun_F0494 family protein, whose translation is MRCLPFSEAVYRGLQEQGLDAGQLLNNPSTYQRKGSWYHNSDALENDLLWLICVGVLRREVDGQGLTSRFRLTPLGRQLLDDTPDLLHLPVSWTEALQHWLRRRMS
- a CDS encoding nucleoside triphosphate pyrophosphatase, which encodes MLLLASASPARRRLLEQAAIPHRVRVSGVDESTIDARDPSALVQQLAFAKASAVQSCLEPSVDAEITAVLGCDSVFVFEGEVFGKPVDAKEAINRWQRMAGHSGELLTGHCLIAEEQETVMACISTAVHFAELGLSEIEAYVASGEPLHCAGGFALEGRGGLFIRGLNGCYSNVIGLSLPWLRDVLPLTTEGLVLSSQ
- a CDS encoding DUF4079 domain-containing protein; translated protein: MESISPHDWLSLVHPVLMILFVYPVFGATVRLGILAREKRLDLNPIADTVPIEHAQHAAWAVGGILVAIPIALSVSLLKTTSPFTLVLVAGVVLFSYSKVLKTKLIGQRLAWAATSWIGLLLLGLQPAVERLSDQPWTVLFWQSHFWMGMALIALLLATTAMQPSIGRNMQIRRLHISANVIVALLLFMQAVSGARNLLLR
- a CDS encoding PD-(D/E)XK nuclease family protein, with the protein product MISGEESCKYKLWFRANNLGYSKVPKTFNLAKWCEDHTALIEKRKQELISQGYKVFLEDQNSFALTGKSGATLSGKADIVAIKGSDALVIDCKTGQQRNSDVTQVKLYMLALPLANERHRGLFFRGEVQYKDKLIPVPSEAINDIDLINTLNSVMGITSLPPGDEVETLTCASYGECRFCDLTSADCKSRVESDSNKGTTDLF